From one Tsukamurella tyrosinosolvens genomic stretch:
- a CDS encoding bifunctional 4-hydroxy-2-oxoglutarate aldolase/2-dehydro-3-deoxy-phosphogluconate aldolase, with protein sequence MTATDPSGLLDALAADRALTVVRAPELPDAAALCRALAEGGIRTVELTFTTPGVLGHLERAAGVEGTNLGVGTVRSAAQARDAVNAGARFLVTPDVNEEVAEAARDLGVPVFLGALTPTEVARAAALGSVAVKIFPARAFGPAYLKDLHGPFPGLPLLPSGGVSEANAREFLGAGAIAVCAGTSVVPPDTVAAGDWADITLRAARFVAAL encoded by the coding sequence GTGACCGCCACCGACCCATCCGGCCTGCTCGACGCGCTGGCCGCCGACCGGGCGCTCACCGTGGTGCGCGCCCCCGAACTCCCCGACGCCGCGGCCCTGTGCCGCGCGCTCGCGGAGGGCGGGATCCGCACCGTGGAGCTGACGTTCACCACGCCCGGCGTGCTCGGCCACCTCGAACGCGCCGCCGGCGTCGAGGGCACGAACCTCGGCGTGGGGACGGTGCGCTCCGCCGCGCAGGCGCGCGACGCCGTGAACGCCGGCGCCCGGTTCCTCGTGACGCCCGACGTCAACGAGGAGGTCGCGGAGGCGGCCCGCGACCTCGGCGTCCCCGTCTTCCTCGGCGCGCTGACCCCGACCGAGGTGGCCCGCGCGGCCGCGCTCGGGTCGGTGGCCGTGAAGATCTTCCCCGCCCGTGCCTTCGGGCCGGCGTACCTCAAGGACCTGCACGGTCCGTTCCCCGGCCTGCCGCTCCTCCCGTCCGGCGGGGTCAGTGAGGCCAATGCCCGCGAGTTCCTGGGTGCCGGCGCGATCGCCGTCTGCGCCGGCACGTCCGTCGTGCCCCCCGACACCGTCGCCGCCGGCGACTGGGCCGACATCACCCTCCGCGCCGCGCGTTTCGTCGCCGCGCTCTGA
- a CDS encoding alanine racemase: MMANGNGARPTVLSVLDKAVPAWANGMTTADFLARAPRLAGLSTPVLVLDRAAMNDNVAEFARWTAAHGFDLEPHGKTTMAPALWQDQLDAGSTAITVANLPQLQAAVATGFRNLHVANAIADPAGIRWLGEALDADPDLEVTLWADGLGTVDVLDRGLAAATRQPTVLVEMGGPGGRTGARTVDEAVAIGERIAASPRLRLGGVTGYEGAFAHDTSAAALGTVDEYLRTLKDLHSRLRPLYPAGRIVVSAGGSAYFDRVAAILGDIDDARIVVRSGAYIIHDDGFYRGITPSGREADAPRLRSAMHVWARVISRPEPGLALLDVGRRDVSFDEGLPEPQVAAPALGEPARPLEAEVSAVNDQHAFLRLPAGDPLAVGDVVRLGLSHPCTVFDKWRVIPVVADDGENPQVVDMISTYF; the protein is encoded by the coding sequence ATGATGGCCAACGGGAACGGCGCGCGGCCGACGGTGCTGAGTGTGCTCGACAAGGCGGTGCCCGCGTGGGCGAACGGCATGACGACGGCCGACTTCCTCGCCCGCGCGCCGCGTCTGGCCGGGCTCTCCACGCCGGTGCTCGTACTCGACCGCGCCGCGATGAACGACAACGTCGCCGAGTTCGCGCGCTGGACCGCCGCGCACGGCTTCGACCTCGAGCCGCACGGCAAGACCACGATGGCGCCCGCGCTCTGGCAGGACCAGCTCGACGCGGGCTCCACGGCGATCACCGTCGCGAACCTGCCCCAGCTGCAGGCCGCCGTCGCCACCGGCTTCCGGAACCTGCACGTGGCGAACGCGATCGCCGACCCGGCCGGCATCCGCTGGCTCGGCGAGGCGCTCGACGCCGACCCGGACCTCGAGGTCACCCTCTGGGCCGACGGACTCGGCACCGTCGACGTGCTCGACCGCGGTCTCGCCGCGGCGACGCGGCAGCCCACCGTCCTCGTCGAGATGGGCGGCCCCGGCGGCCGCACCGGGGCGCGCACCGTCGACGAGGCCGTCGCGATCGGCGAGCGCATCGCCGCGTCCCCGCGGCTGCGCCTCGGCGGCGTCACCGGCTACGAGGGCGCCTTCGCGCACGACACGTCGGCCGCGGCGCTCGGCACCGTCGACGAGTACCTGCGCACGCTGAAGGACCTGCACTCCCGCCTGCGCCCGCTGTACCCGGCGGGCCGCATCGTCGTCTCCGCCGGTGGCAGCGCCTATTTCGACCGCGTCGCCGCGATCCTGGGCGACATCGACGACGCCCGGATCGTGGTCCGCTCGGGGGCGTACATCATCCACGACGACGGCTTCTACCGCGGCATCACGCCGTCCGGCCGCGAGGCCGACGCGCCGCGGCTGCGGTCCGCGATGCACGTCTGGGCGCGCGTCATCTCCCGGCCCGAGCCCGGCCTCGCCCTGCTCGACGTGGGCCGTCGCGACGTCTCCTTCGACGAGGGCCTGCCCGAGCCGCAGGTCGCCGCGCCCGCGCTCGGCGAGCCCGCGCGACCGCTCGAGGCGGAGGTCTCCGCGGTCAACGATCAGCACGCGTTCCTCCGCCTGCCCGCGGGTGACCCGCTCGCGGTCGGCGACGTCGTGCGCCTGGGCCTGAGCCACCCGTGCACCGTCTTCGACAAATGGCGCGTGATCCCCGTGGTCGCCGACGACGGCGAGAACCCGCAGGTCGTCGACATGATCTCCACCTACTTCTAG
- a CDS encoding N-acyl-D-amino-acid deacylase family protein — protein sequence MHDTLIRAASVVDGTEAPRYTADVAITDGVIAEIGTDLGAAHRVIDADGLVLSPGFIDMHAHSDLQVLLNPGHPSRITQGVTCEVIGQDGLSYAPVSDETLAVVRRQIAGWNTDPADFDFSWRTVGEYLDRLDAAGTATNLAYLVPHGLLRALTIGFGDGVASPAEVARMQEILAQGMREGAVGLSTGLTYTPAMYADDAELAALMRTTGELGGYFSPHHRSYGAGAMEAYAEMIDLSRRTGCPLHLAHATLNFGPNKGRAPELLALLDDAVAAGADVSLDTYPYLPGATTLAAILPSWTAAGGADATLARLRDPQDLARIREHLEHTGSDGCHGVIAEWHTIEISGVGTDALAGYVGRTIERIAADERRDPFDVCIGLLLDDRLATGILQHVGHEENVRAIMRHPAHTGGSDGLLVGGKPHPRAWGTFARYLGHYSRDLGLMSLEECVGHLTGRAARRLRLVRRGLVREGHAADLALFDPDAVIDRATYDAPRTPAAGFTHVFVRGVAALDEGETTGALAGGALRLTEEGVL from the coding sequence ATGCACGACACACTCATCCGCGCCGCGTCCGTCGTCGATGGCACCGAGGCGCCGCGCTACACCGCGGACGTCGCGATCACCGACGGCGTCATCGCGGAAATCGGCACCGACCTCGGGGCGGCGCACCGCGTGATCGACGCCGACGGCCTGGTCCTGAGCCCCGGCTTCATCGACATGCACGCCCACTCCGACCTGCAGGTGCTCCTCAACCCCGGGCACCCGTCGCGGATCACGCAGGGCGTCACGTGCGAGGTGATCGGCCAGGACGGCCTGAGCTACGCGCCCGTCTCCGACGAGACGCTCGCCGTCGTCCGGCGCCAGATCGCCGGGTGGAACACCGATCCGGCGGACTTCGACTTCTCCTGGCGCACCGTCGGCGAGTACCTCGACCGGCTCGATGCGGCCGGCACCGCGACCAACCTCGCCTACCTCGTGCCGCACGGCCTCCTCCGGGCCCTCACGATCGGCTTCGGCGACGGTGTCGCGTCCCCGGCCGAGGTGGCCCGGATGCAGGAGATCCTGGCGCAGGGCATGCGCGAGGGCGCCGTGGGCCTGTCGACGGGACTGACCTACACGCCCGCCATGTACGCCGACGACGCCGAGCTGGCGGCGCTCATGCGCACGACCGGCGAGCTGGGCGGCTACTTCTCGCCGCATCACCGCAGCTACGGCGCGGGCGCGATGGAGGCCTACGCCGAGATGATCGACCTGTCGCGGCGCACCGGCTGCCCGCTGCACCTCGCGCACGCCACCCTCAACTTCGGGCCGAACAAGGGCCGGGCACCCGAGCTCCTCGCCCTGCTCGACGATGCCGTCGCCGCGGGGGCCGACGTCTCCCTCGACACCTACCCCTACCTGCCGGGCGCCACGACGCTCGCCGCGATCCTCCCGAGCTGGACCGCGGCCGGCGGCGCCGACGCCACTCTCGCGCGCCTGCGCGACCCGCAGGACCTCGCCCGCATCCGGGAGCACCTGGAGCACACCGGATCCGACGGCTGTCACGGCGTGATCGCCGAGTGGCACACCATCGAGATCAGCGGCGTCGGCACCGACGCGCTCGCCGGCTACGTCGGCCGCACCATCGAGCGGATCGCCGCCGACGAGCGCCGCGACCCGTTCGACGTGTGCATCGGGCTCCTGCTCGACGACCGCCTCGCCACCGGCATCCTGCAGCACGTCGGGCACGAGGAGAACGTGCGCGCCATCATGCGCCACCCCGCGCACACCGGCGGCAGCGACGGCCTGCTCGTCGGCGGCAAGCCGCACCCGCGCGCCTGGGGCACCTTCGCCCGCTACCTCGGCCACTACAGCCGGGACCTGGGGCTGATGAGCCTCGAGGAGTGCGTCGGCCACCTCACGGGGCGGGCCGCCCGTCGCCTCCGCCTGGTCCGACGGGGCCTGGTCCGTGAGGGCCATGCCGCCGACCTGGCGCTCTTCGACCCCGACGCGGTGATCGACCGCGCCACCTACGACGCCCCGCGCACGCCCGCGGCGGGGTTCACGCACGTCTTCGTCCGCGGCGTCGCCGCCCTGGACGAGGGGGAGACCACCGGCGCGCTCGCGGGCGGCGCGCTGCGCCTCACGGAAGAAGGAGTCCTGTGA